The Candidatus Eisenbacteria bacterium genomic interval CCTTTCAATATCTATATAGCGACGGCAGTTCCTACTACTTCATGAATACCGAGACGTTTGATCAGCTGGGGCTTCCGAGCGAACAAGTTCAGTCCAAGAAGGGCTATCTGAAAGAAGACCTTAGGGTGACCGTCTTGTTGCAGGGAGAACAGCCCATCGCTTTGGAAGTGCCGACGTTCGTGGAGCTTTCTGTTCGCTCCACCGATCCGGGATTGCGAGGAGACACGGCATCGGGCGGCTCGAAACCCGCCGTTTTGGAGACTGGCCTTGTAGTGCAGGTGCCTCTTTTTATACGGGTGGGCGACGTACTGAAGATAGACACGCGAACGGGGGAATACGTGGAAAGGGCGACTTGACCGAGCTGTCCGGAGGGGAGAGTCTATGAAGCTCAGTAAGATAAAGGAACTCGTCCGGCTTCTGGAAGAGAGTGGCATAGAAGAGATCGAAGTCTCGAGCTGGGGGCGAAGGATAAGAGTTTCCAAGTCGGGTAATTCCTACCACTCCCACGCTCCTGCCTTTGTGTCGGCCAGAGAGGGGACGTCCGGGGTGGGTGAGTCTGCTTCCAGGAACACCCAGACTGATTCCCATGAGAAGTCGCTCGGTGACTTGAAGGAGATCAAGTCTCCCATGGTCGGCACGTTCTACAGGGCCCCTGCGCCTGGCGCAGAACCATTCATCGAGGCCGACTCCAGGATTGAAGTTGGACAAACCGTCTGCATCATCGAAGCCATGAAACTTATGAATGAGATTCAGTCGGAGGTGTCTGGAAGAATCGCCAGAATCCTCGTGGAAAATGCCCAACCCGTGGAGTACGGCCAGACTCTTTTCCTCGTGGCACCCGGTTGAGAGAATCCGGCCAACCTGAACCAGGGCTTGCGGGCTTTGTCGACTCGCATTGAGCTCGCTCAGCCGGCCCGAGTCCCGAGGAGGGACATCCAATGAATATCATCAGTGTACTTGAGGGGATGGTTCAACTCAACGCTTCCGACCTGCATCTCAAGGTTGGAGCTCCTCCCACCGTTAGGGTTGACGGTGGGCTTCAGCCTCTCGACATGCCCCCGGCGACTCAAGAAGAGCTCGTCAGGGTCGCGGATCAAATCCTTACCCCTCGCCAGAAGAAGATCTTCGACGACACGAAAGAGGTCGATTTTGGCTTCGGCGTCCCCGGCCTCAGCAGGTTTAGGTGTAACTTCTACGTTCAGAGGGGCACGATCTGTATGGTCTTCAGAAGGGTCCCCTTCAGCGTTCCTACCTTCGAAGAACTCAACTTGCCTGCCGCCGTAAAAGACCTCCCGATGAGCCCCAGGGGCCTCATCCTTGTGACGGGGACCGTCGGCAGCGGCAAGTCCACCACGCTCGCGGCCATGGTACAGGCCATAAACACGACCGTCCGGAGGAACATAATCACGATCGAGGATCCGGTGGAGTTTCTCATAAAGGACGACAAGAGCATAATCAGCCAGCGAGAAGTGGGCATGGACACCCTGAGCTTCCAGGAAGGACTCAGGCACGTCTTGAGGCAGGATCCCGACGTGGTTCTCATCGGCGAAATAAGAGACGTAGAAACCATGTCGATTGCGCTGATGGCCGCCGACACGGGACATCTCGTTCTCAGTACCCTTCATACTGCCGATTCCGCCCAGACGGTGGCACGCGTGATTTCTTTCTTTCAACCTCATCAGCACGAAGAAGTGCGTTTCATGCTTGCTTCCACCTTGAGGGCCGTCATCTCCTTGAGACTGATCCCCAAGGCCGCGGGAAAGGGTCGAGTTCCCGCAGTCGAGGTCATGGTCTGCACCGCGGCAATAAGAGACTACATTGTCGATGCCAAGAAGACTTCTTCAATAACGTCCGCGATCCAAGAGGGCGTCAGCCAGTACGGGATGCAGACTTTCGATCAGGCCATCATGCGACTTTACAGGCAGGAGATCATAACGCTGGATGACGCACTCAGGTATTGCTCCAATCCCTCGGAGTTCAGCCTGAGAATCAAAGGAATCGAGGCCACGTCGAGCAAGACCTGGGAGATGTTCGAAAGCGGAGGTGCGAAGTCCTAGCGCGTACCTATGTTTAAACGAGTATTGATTGCAAATCGCGGCGAAATCGCCATTCGCGTACTCCGCGCTTGCCAGGAGCTTGGAATCGAGACGGTGGCGGTCTATTCGGAGGCCGACGCCGACTCGCTTCACGTGCGACTCGCCGACGAGGCGGTGTGCATAGGCCCGCCTCCCAGCGCCGAAAGCTACCTCAACATCCCCCGCATAATAAGCGCAGCCGAGATCACAGACTCAGAAGCAATACACCCGGGGTATGGATTCCTTGCCGAGAATCCTGAGTTCGCCGAGATATGCGAGGCAAGCAACATAAAGTTCATAGGTCCGACGTCCGCGCACATCAGAAAAATGGGCGACAAGGCGTTTGCACGCTCGAGCATGGTGAGAGCAGGAGTCCCCGTCCTGCCGGGCAGCGAAGGCGCCGTTGACAGCGTGCGCGATGCGGAGAAGGTGGCCGAGGACGTCGGTTATCCGGTAATGATAAAGGCGGTGGCTGGCGGCGGCGGAAGGGGAATGAGGGTGGTGAGGTCAAGCGAGAGCCTTCCGAACAGCTTTCTCATGTGTAGGGCGGAAGCCGAGTCCGCCTTTGGGAGTCCGGAAGTCTACATAGAGAAATACATAGAGAAACCTCGCCACGTTGAAATCCAGATTATGGGGGATTCGGCAGGCAACGTGGTGCACCTCTTCGAGAGAGACTGCTCCATTCAGAGAAGGCACCAGAAGCTCATAGAGGAGGCTCCGTCATCGGCCATCACGCCTGAACTGCGCAAGAAGATTGGCGGCATTGCCGTGATGGGCGCAAGGAAGATTGGCTACGAGAACGCGGGCACGATCGAATTCCTGCTTGACGAGAATGCGAACTTCTATTTCATCGAGATGAACACTCGCATTCAGGTGGAGCACACCGTCACGGAAGAAGTCACAGGTTTCGACCTGGTGAAAGAGCAGATCATCATAGCCTCTACCGGGAATCTGACCTTCGCCCAAGAAGACGTGTCGATCAACGGGCACGCGATCGAGTGCCGCGTAAATGCCGAAGATTCTGAAGCCAACTTCAGACCCTGCCCGGGAAAGATCACTTATGTTCATCTGCCGGGAGGGCATGGCATAAGGGTTGACACGCACGTGTATGCCGGCTACACGATTCCGTCTCACTACGATTCTCTCATCGCCAAGATAGTTGCGCACGGAAGGGACAGGGCAGAGGCCACGGCGAGAATGAAGAGGGCTCTCAGGGAATGCCTCATCGAAGGAGTAAAGACAACGATACCGTTCTACCAGAAAGTGCTTTCCGACGAGACCTTTGTCAGCGGAAAAGCAGACGCAACTCTTGTCGAACGCCTCTCTAAGAAGGAGGGGTGAAGGACAAACCCGAGATCGGAGGATAGTCGCTCCGACGGCGTGCTTGTGAAGCATTTTTCCCAAAAAAGAAAGGTGAAGGACCTTAACCAAAGGTCCTGTGGACTGCGATGAAATTAGATTGCTACATGGTTCCCTCCGAGATCACCGAAACCGTATTGAGGGGGAAGATCGTCGTAATAATTGACGTGCTTCGCTCTTGCTCTACCGTGGCGTATGCACTCGTAAACGGCGCCGAGAAGATTATCCCCGCGGCGACCGTGGAGGCTGC includes:
- the efp gene encoding elongation factor P encodes the protein MATTSDFRNGMILDYEGALYELVEFLHVKPGKGGAFVRTKLKNVVTGSVIDRTLRAGEKVTEARLERTTFQYLYSDGSSYYFMNTETFDQLGLPSEQVQSKKGYLKEDLRVTVLLQGEQPIALEVPTFVELSVRSTDPGLRGDTASGGSKPAVLETGLVVQVPLFIRVGDVLKIDTRTGEYVERAT
- the accB gene encoding acetyl-CoA carboxylase biotin carboxyl carrier protein; the encoded protein is MKLSKIKELVRLLEESGIEEIEVSSWGRRIRVSKSGNSYHSHAPAFVSAREGTSGVGESASRNTQTDSHEKSLGDLKEIKSPMVGTFYRAPAPGAEPFIEADSRIEVGQTVCIIEAMKLMNEIQSEVSGRIARILVENAQPVEYGQTLFLVAPG
- a CDS encoding type IV pilus twitching motility protein PilT, yielding MNIISVLEGMVQLNASDLHLKVGAPPTVRVDGGLQPLDMPPATQEELVRVADQILTPRQKKIFDDTKEVDFGFGVPGLSRFRCNFYVQRGTICMVFRRVPFSVPTFEELNLPAAVKDLPMSPRGLILVTGTVGSGKSTTLAAMVQAINTTVRRNIITIEDPVEFLIKDDKSIISQREVGMDTLSFQEGLRHVLRQDPDVVLIGEIRDVETMSIALMAADTGHLVLSTLHTADSAQTVARVISFFQPHQHEEVRFMLASTLRAVISLRLIPKAAGKGRVPAVEVMVCTAAIRDYIVDAKKTSSITSAIQEGVSQYGMQTFDQAIMRLYRQEIITLDDALRYCSNPSEFSLRIKGIEATSSKTWEMFESGGAKS
- the accC gene encoding acetyl-CoA carboxylase biotin carboxylase subunit; the encoded protein is MFKRVLIANRGEIAIRVLRACQELGIETVAVYSEADADSLHVRLADEAVCIGPPPSAESYLNIPRIISAAEITDSEAIHPGYGFLAENPEFAEICEASNIKFIGPTSAHIRKMGDKAFARSSMVRAGVPVLPGSEGAVDSVRDAEKVAEDVGYPVMIKAVAGGGGRGMRVVRSSESLPNSFLMCRAEAESAFGSPEVYIEKYIEKPRHVEIQIMGDSAGNVVHLFERDCSIQRRHQKLIEEAPSSAITPELRKKIGGIAVMGARKIGYENAGTIEFLLDENANFYFIEMNTRIQVEHTVTEEVTGFDLVKEQIIIASTGNLTFAQEDVSINGHAIECRVNAEDSEANFRPCPGKITYVHLPGGHGIRVDTHVYAGYTIPSHYDSLIAKIVAHGRDRAEATARMKRALRECLIEGVKTTIPFYQKVLSDETFVSGKADATLVERLSKKEG